TATCTAAATCCCTCAAACTGAAATGTGATGCATAGTTGCTGAATTGGATTGTTCAGGATTAATTTTGATGACTTGCACAAAACCGAAAGCTATTCGTGGGATTATTTCTATCACCTGGGAAGTAACAAGTTTACCCTCATGACAAATTACATCAAAACATGGAAGAAATATGGGCTAAGCCAGGATCCACGTAAAAAAATGATGCAGGCATCCGCTTTTTGATTGGCCAAAATTGGTTTGAAATTGTGTCAGTTGACATCATGAAACTTGTGCATGTCGTTGGATAGCTTCATTTGTTGAAATTGAAAAACTGAATTTTGTGAGTTGAAGAATAGTGTTTCAGGGAAGTATTCACTAATTATCAAAGGatgaaagaaataaaggagtGTTTTTCTtgacccttttcttttcttccattaCAATTATTTGCTAGAGTCATCTGAACCATGCCAAAATCCCTATAGCGTTCATGTTTCTTATTCTGCATGTTTATTTCCATAAAATTGTTGTTATAATCTATGTAAAAAAAAACCAATTAAACTAGTAAAAAAACCAATTAAACCAATAATCATTACACAAAGATGAAGGTGGAGAGTTTAATGAATTTTCAAATCCAAAAAGAATTCATGATAAGTAATGCATTTTCTGTACTgccataaaagaaaaataagaacaaatattaTTTGCTCATTAGAATATCTTCCATGTTAGttctagttttttattttaaatcttaCAAGATGACACATAAACATTTGTAAGATCATATGTCATAAATaatagatttaaaattaaaagtaaaatttgtCGTTCTAATACTTTATCTTAAGGTGGATACTCCCATGATGACATCTTCACATGAAAATAGCATTGTGGACCATTAGATGAGTTGATATGTTTTACTATATATTTGATTAACCATCTAAGGGTTCACAATGTCATCTTCATTTAAAGATGTCATCATGTGAGTATTCCCCTTATCTCAATtcaattagaattttatattatgaGCAAATAGTCATTTTTGAACATGAAAAATTGAAGCATTGTCCGTGTTAGTTATGATTCTAGGTGGTTATCAACCGTCCAACGTGGTAGGTAATGATCCAACATGTCAAtactttgttttaatttaaaaattaaataattataagtGGAATTTACATATTTAACCTAAGAAGAGAAAGCTTTAAAACATAAGAGTTAAGGAAAGAGTCAATCCAACGGAGTTGTCGTTTTGAACCGTCATTCGTCGTTTTGCAAGTCGGGTTTATGCAGTCGTTAGAGGCCACTTGTGAGAAGGGAGAACAATCGCAGGGGAGCAAGAGCCACTGATGGAGGAGACAACACTTGTGATTATGTAAGATAAGGTCTGAAATTTCATTCTCACTTGATTATGTAGTTCGTTTGAGTGATTTTCTACATACTCTTCATCTATGCATGTAATCAGGGTTAGGATTTGCATTGTTATTGTTTCTGATCCTTATTgctgtatatttttttttgtctactTTTAGTTTGTAATTAATGGCATAAAACACCTCCTGTCGACCTTATTCTCATTCTTTCTCTTCACAATTGAATTTCTATCGACACTGAAACTCGCATATGATGCAGGTGAGTTCGTCATTTAGCACCTTGACATTTTCTCTTCAAAATTATCTATGGTCCCTCTTTAATCTTCTATCCTTCTACCTTCACAAATTGGGGCTTAGGGTTTAATTTGGGTGAAGaaaatgagaagaagaaagagttcTTTCGAAGAAGGAATGAAGAGGGAGAAGGTTTGTATGACATTGTTAACATCATCTGCCACGTTGGACACTTGACAGTTACCATGGATCAAAACTAATGCCCTCTCTCACTGGTTTAATATTTGGTTAGAAATGTCTGCATAGATAGACGTCAATGGTGACAACCTTTtatatctataacaatatataataccAATACATGAGTTTGGTGTCCAACATTCTTTTCCAATTTTGCCTTCCCTAATAATCTATCCACTGTATCTCAGTTATTCCACGTTAAAAAAACTTCCACtaccttctcttctctcttatcaCATGTATTCACGTTCTCTCTTATCTCATTAATTCACCTCCCGAAACTTCTATAATTATCTCTTTCCTCTCTTACTATCATCTCTCATGTTACGAGTACAGcataatagaaaattttttttcttttcttattcatcttctcTTGCACCCTTCTCACTTTACTTAGATATAACATAAAACCTAATGTAAGGATAATTGGTGTTTAAATTTAAGTTTCAATATTGCTCctaaagaaaaatttattattaaaaaattcttttatcaGTTAcgttaaatacaaaattttctATCCATTTTTCCACATTAATCTAATTAAGATTTTTGTATTGGATATAAATTATtgctgtaaattttttttatttggatatatttttaaagaataaaaataaaatagtttaaaagggacaattttttaaaaaataaatttacgtagaataattttttttatcatactcTTCTAATATACTCTAGGTACCTACACAATATATAATGTCAATTGGCGTTTAAATTTAAGTTCCAATATTACCCTAGAGaagtttattattaaaaaaatttctcccGTACCTCCGTCAGTTATGTTGAATAAAAAAACTTTCACACATTTTTCACAGCAACTTTATTAAAAGTTTTCTATTTGATGTAAATTATTTAggtagatttttttattatgaatatgcttttaaaagaataagagtaaaatagtttaataggacaatattcttttaaaaaaattacacagAATAATTTTTGTACCAATATATCAAgatttattttacatataacatttattcatatgaatttattcatagagtaccatataaaaattatatttaagtaatttttttatcttataactattttatattttggaattcaaaattttgtatttttatttttattcaaactttatttttatgttttatcttggttctgttaataaaaaaatattaacattagTTTTAATGTTTAACTTttaggataaataaaaagatgaaatttttttataaatttgatgattaaaaatatttattatagaataagTTAAGTCTATTTCTTAACtataagaatatatataatttactcTTGAgtgtaatcaaaataaatatatatttatttaattttttaaattttacattaattataaaaatcatgATATAATGGATGTACTcctatagaaaataaaaattgatttcaTAACTATTTTTTGTCGGAAGAAAACATGACTCAACGATTATAGAGTATAATGTAAATAACTATAGATAAGTAACATAAGTAATAAAAAACGGacataaaatttaacttttttgttattttgtacaaaaataaatataataaaataaattactattCTCGTACATAATGACATAAAATTTAACATTATCCTTTTCTAGAgtcatctattttttttttagtttttatctttatttttgtactttattttagttttattaaatCAAAAAGTACTAATATCattcaactttaatttttatctttatcataAATGAAAATATGTCACTTTGAATGtattagataataaaaaaaattcatagtaaagaaaaaagttaaatttactCCTTCGTTAAATTTATAGGAGTGTAGATGATTCACATAAAAGTtacaagatttttttttgaacttttatttttagagtAATATTCACTTATGAGTGTTATAATTATGAACTAATATATGTTGGTAACTAGTTGCGATTGAAGAGAAGATATAAAGAGAATAAAAAcagaggaagaaagagagaaCAAGCTAATATAAGAGTGGTGGTGAGGCATATGTAGAtagataatgataaaaaataataataattaaaacaaaaattaaaaattctaaaagaataataagactaaagataatttaaaatgtcgaatataaaattataataaataaaatttttttagttattaaaattttgagagaaaaagtaatttaaatataaatttttatatctacttcaaattaaatataattgagaaataaataaatttataaatatttataaatttttatcttcattgttACACATAGTAACAACATAATGATTTTAGTATTATacctaaattaatttaaattcaattattctatatattaaagaaattaaataattaataatttttttattttatttacctaacaaataaatatgaaaaataagtatatttataataattatacatCTAGATAtctaaatcaaacaaaaaaaaattctttagtcacaaaaaaaaatcaaataaaaaaataattcttttaataaatCTTTAACAACTCAAAAGTTAACACAATAGATATGTACGGATCAAAGTGATAAACAAAAATGAGAGCTGCGATAATGGTAATATGATATGGTGGTAATTGATTGCGGTCGaagttagtagaagaagaaaataaaataggaaaataaaataaggcaATATAACAGTGACGGCAAGACAATAATAGTTAtacatgtaaaaaaataataatggaaaataatAGTGTATAATTTGATAagatgatataatcaaaatgaaaattaataattttaaaataataataaaattaaagataattaaatatgTTCAATATAAgattaaagaaataattttttatctattagaattatgtataaaaaaagaatgttttgaatatgaatataaatttttaaatttattttaaattaaataggattgagaaaataaataaatttaatatataaataactaatttgtaaataatattaataaatttttattttgactttGTTACACATAATAacaaaagagttgagattacaattgtgtgtaccaagttgttggtgccactgagatcacaatttcgtgcaccaataactCTATCTCAACCTATGTATCCCAACTCTTATGCTCACacattctctcttttctctatgTGTATTCTCTAGGTAGATATTGTGAGAAGAGTTTGGACAAGAGTTCAGAGCACAATTTCTTATGGTATTGTTATCACATGCATACTTATTGcatatatatcttttataatataattagcaTATATATTGGGAGTTAGGATTAAGACACTAGGAAAATACCTACAAAACTTGATttatataatttcaatcttttccttttaaaaaaataaaaaagttagtaacaaaataagagaactaaacaacacaaaacaacagTAACCGCAATTGGTACTTATATCGGCTCCTAATCATTTCCGCGgatttaatgtgtatttatttaaatcctgacatataaaatcaattctaaattttgtaaattttctTGGATTGATTTATATAgtaaaatgttaaatttaacaGCTCAATAGATAAAATTTATCGTGCATAAGAAATTATTCAATTGTGTAAGTCAACAAAACTTACCCTGAATAtaaacaaatattatatatataattttaagctTTCTTCTtaaaatacatttcaatctGTAacgcatttaaaaaaaaaatactgaaaCAATTTTGTACGAATTTTGGTGggaaaaaaatgtaaaactcTACAAGTTTGCTGTCCTTTTatgaatttgtgaattttaattttggtacccattaaaaaaaataatgttccaaaaataaaaaaatatttagatttgaTCCCCATGTctcatttttaaaagtttatatgTGCCATTTTCaggatttacaaaaataaaaattattcgtTGTAAAATTGATAAGCTGAATGCTGAGCTTTCATTCCTCCCAATTTTCATTATTTGTTCCAACAGACAAGACCAACTTTTCTGGGATCTTGTCCATCGTACCGAAGTTGCTACTCGCATCTTTGTCGATAGACTTTTTAATGGACCTTCAAGATATGCATCTCCTATTACCATGAGACAGCTTGTACCtgcttgaatttctttttttttcattttatatcttaatttatcctcaataataaaatatgtctTTTTTCTTTAACTTGTGATTGTAAAATAGCTCAAATAGTTAAAAAAGGCtgactaaaagaaaataaaaaagaggggCAACANNNNNNNNNNNatatatatatataattttaagctTTCTTCTTAAAAGACACTTTAATTTCTAAAAGATACTAAAGCAATCTTGAatgaattttgataaaaaaaaaatgtaaaactcTACAAGTTGTCCTGTatgaatttgtgaattttgattCTAATAcccattaaagaaaaataatgttccaaaattttaaaagtatttagaTATTatccctaagttttatttttaagagAGTTCATATGTGCCATTTTCGAGATTTACAGAAATAAAAACTGCTTGTTTGAAATTGGTAAGCTGAATGCTAAACTTCCATGTCTCCCAAAGTTCTATTATTTGTTCCAACTAACAAAACCATCTTTTTTGGGGTCCTGTCCATCCTACCGAAACAGCTACTCACATCTTTGTCGACAAACCTTTTGATGTACCTTCAAGATATGCATCACCTATTATCATAAGACAGCTTGTATTtgcttgaatttcttttttctttttgtattttatatctTAATTTGTCCTCACAATTATACAATATGCTTTTTTTAACGTGTGAATATCAAGTAgcttaaaaagttaaaaaaggctgaccaaaaggaaaaggaagagAGGGAGTGGGAGATTGAAAGTTGAAACAATGATAGAGTAAAGACTAAAGAGGAAACATAGTTTATAATGATAGAGTAAAGACTAAAGAGGAAACATAGTTTATGTGTATGTTTAGTCTTTATAAATTTGGGTTATGTtgattttttatcctttttttttgtactttttctTAACCTGCCATGTAGGGGTGGCAATGGGTAGAgtagggtagggtttggatCCAATCCTAACCCTATCCGCgggttgaaatttttatataaactcaaccctaccctacccgcgggttgagaatatctcaaccctaaccctacccgctCCTAACCCGCGGGTATCCAACTCTACCCATGTGTTACAGAAAATATATACTATCattatataacttgatgataattcaaaataaaactgatttttatgtaaaaaaaaatgattaaattatcaattaatgattttctTTTGGTTAATGATCTTTTGCATTTAGTGGGAGGTTTTTGATTCAACATCcacttaaaatatatttttatataagtatataacatatacatatatagagtGCAGGTTGGTCGGGTAGGGTTGAAGCTCAACCCacaccctaccctacccgcacgAGAACTCTACCCGCACCTTACCCTACCCACTGTGGATCGGGTTGACAACCCTACCCGATCAGGTGGGATCGGATTGGGTACCCGCGGATAGGGTACATATTGCCACCCCTATTGCCATATAGTAGTAGGTGATCCATTTGTTTTAAAAAGTACGAATTACTTGAATAGTTCAAGACTCGAAGGATCATTGATAGTTAAGTTTCAGTTTCATAAGACTTCAATAAATCTGTAAACAGAACAGCACATTCACATCACAATTTCATTACAAGTCTATAACGGTTGCATTGGAAAATACTTGCCAACGCCACAGCAGTTTTTGTCAACGTGCCTCATACTGGACAACTGCATAAAAACCAAATAAAGAAAGATGTAAATGAAAAATGTAGATAAACTGCATGTATGTCTTAAAGTAGTGCATCAAATGCAAGCATGTCATTCTCAGAAGAATCACAGCCATTAATAATTTTCCATTTTTCCGTGACCTAGGCACAGCGAAGATGGTCAGCATTCAACACTAACATGATGTTTTTCATTGACCTATTTCATTTCACATTGGGTTTTGTTGTTCTTATTGGGTTATATCTGAAAAAGGAGCCTTGGAGCAACGGTTAAGTTGTTTAGGGTTCAGTGCTTCCACCAAATATAACTTATCAGATGAGTAACTActcaaaatgatgaagaagaacaaataattGTTGACATGATTGGTTAATTAAACTCCTAGACCCTccataattttctttaaaaaaaagcatCAAATTCGAACAATACATAGTTGTTAGGTATCAGGCAAGATTACCGAATGCTCAGATGAAAACTTGAATCTCcaaataaacacaaaaataagtCATGTTACTACTTCTAAATATGAGTACTTGTTATTGTACTAACTTCTAAGGAGGTAGAGACTCAAACCCTATGTCAAAAATCAAAGGTCAATTCTGTTGACTAGTTTGGAGCCTAGACATGCAACTACATTTTAAAACCTAAGAGAATTTAACTGtaagaatatatttattttctggAGTTTCATTCGGGTATGGTGTTCCCAATTTTACCCGTAACCAAAATTAGGGTTACGATTACCtctataattcaaaataaaccaTCCAAACAAAGTGCACGTTTCATGCATTGAAAAATTAGACGTCCATGAACAACACATTacataaactaaaaattatgagaaaacaAGATAGGAAAATTGAGAAACAGGGATTATGAAATTCAAATTGTAAAAGAGAGGGCTTACTGCGACGAGTGCGCTTCTTGTAAAGGATACGGTAACCGCATTCTCTGCACTGTATAACATCACCTGGTTTCAGCGTATTCTCCATACCACAATCTGCACAACGAAGaaacaaatgaaaaaagaaaacttCAAAAGAACAAATTGTTTTTCAGAACCCTAGAATTCAAAACCACTCATAGGCAGAAGAATTATCGAAAAAACAAATATGAGAGATGAGatgagaggagaaagagaaaccTCCGCAGATGTAGCTAACTGGCTCAGCTTGAGGATCCATCGATGGCGCGGGTTTCTGAGTGATCGAGAGACTCAAAGATTTTAAGTTTCAGGTTTTGGTGCAGCCAGCAACACACTATAAAAATAGGTCAAAGAGATACGTTTTagccaaggttctgaaaaccgaactGCTCATTGAACCACTATAATTATTGGTTCATTAATATATTGGTTCAACCAGTTTAACCATAATTCAACAGAAAAAaccatttttaataaaagaataaataaattataaataaacattctaaaatatcattataatctaatataaacttttaaatatctTCTAAATTTAAAACATTTCATGAAATGTCTTCAACGAAAGtcttaaaatcttaaaaaaaaagtacaaatttaaaagttaaataaaaaatatatctaaacataaaatGCCAGCATAAAAATTTGTCATCAATCATCGTAAGTTAGTAAGGCTTGGACCATTGTTGGAGCATACAAATTTTACTCCCGAGAGACATGAGGAAGAATGATTATGTTTTCGAATCTCGTGGGAGAAAGTAGTAGTTCAATTTCTACTAAATCCAACACCTGAATATATAATACATTTAATCAATGTAAAGATAGAAAAATGCTTGTATTCATTAATGCAATTGCAATGCTTTGGTTTCAGTTACATGAAAATTTTCATACTTGTGCAAGCACAATTGTCATTTTCTTTTACACCTGTTGCTGTCAAACTTATACGAAAAATATCTCAGATACACCACAATATAAGCTTTCAATTTCAACAAAATAAAAGCTATAGATTATAGATAAGAATACAATCAAGATTGGAGAGTATTTGTCAACTAAGAACCATAAGGAGCGGTTGTATTTATACTTAATCTGACAATTCCTATCTGTAGTTTACATTTTAGAACTAAACTAGTCCATCCAAGCCATCATTTAATCTAATCAAAAGTGAACCACAAAATCATTTGACAAAATGAAATAGCACTTCAACTGCTCTTGTCATCTTTAGGATTCCACTTTAGCTTCCTCAGgctggaaaaataaataaatacataaaaagaaaggaaaaaaacccTCCAAGTTTTATAACATGTTCTGTGttctgaaattaattaattgttaaaacTTAGGTCAATACCAGTTAACAACGCTTGAATCTTGATACAAACTGCAGATCATTGGTTCCAATCCAATTCCAACTAACTTCCATGCgaacaatatattaaaattaatcccataaataaataaatctgaTCCAAATAATCAATAATCTCGGTAAATTAAAAtcacaacacaaaaaaaaaagaacaagcgATTATTGCCACTGACCTTCGAAGACGATGCCGACAGAACGTTGATTGACCAGACGACGGCGGAAGAAGAGAGCA
The Arachis duranensis cultivar V14167 chromosome 5, aradu.V14167.gnm2.J7QH, whole genome shotgun sequence genome window above contains:
- the LOC107489065 gene encoding DNA-directed RNA polymerases II, IV and V subunit 12; translated protein: MDPQAEPVSYICGDCGMENTLKPGDVIQCRECGYRILYKKRTRRIVQYEAR